The following proteins are co-located in the Piscirickettsia litoralis genome:
- a CDS encoding CBASS cGAMP-activated phospholipase, whose product MFKILSLDGGGTRGTFIAACLAHIEEKLDHPISHYFDLIVATSTGSIIAVPLGMEVPAATIEKFYLKKVYEVFKPNPPYFSGVYKPITWTTSPFLELFTGVSTDELVQPKYSSEGLRKIIQSMLRDKTLVDSKKCRLNITAVDLKAGMPTVFKTPHLPGKWPDENRSVVDIILAATAAPTYFNPVTIEKGTAFCDGALWANNPGIVGYSEAMDISRICQHISARQFHHDTICMLSIGTGYTHYTHPPPQEGSGVKWWSQRVMEIMFNTQSQSTSLYLERMLPQENYHRLNFEIVNPDWGHVDSLGHIDEMAEIGHKIAAENFDKIKDIFFKSPSEEYHQYPPEA is encoded by the coding sequence GTGTTTAAAATCTTAAGTTTAGATGGTGGAGGAACTCGCGGCACATTTATTGCGGCTTGCCTCGCTCATATTGAAGAAAAACTTGATCACCCGATTAGTCATTATTTTGATTTAATCGTTGCAACTTCAACAGGTTCTATTATTGCAGTACCACTTGGCATGGAAGTGCCTGCAGCAACCATAGAAAAATTTTATCTTAAAAAAGTTTATGAGGTTTTCAAACCGAACCCCCCTTATTTTTCGGGAGTTTATAAACCCATCACCTGGACAACAAGCCCTTTTCTTGAATTATTTACTGGGGTCTCAACCGATGAGCTTGTCCAACCCAAATACAGCTCAGAAGGCTTAAGAAAAATTATTCAGAGCATGCTACGTGATAAAACACTAGTGGATTCAAAAAAGTGTCGACTCAATATCACCGCCGTCGACCTTAAAGCAGGCATGCCTACTGTATTTAAAACACCTCACCTGCCAGGCAAGTGGCCTGATGAAAACCGCTCTGTCGTTGATATCATACTCGCAGCGACAGCAGCACCCACTTACTTTAACCCTGTAACGATAGAAAAAGGCACTGCGTTTTGTGATGGGGCCCTTTGGGCAAATAATCCAGGCATTGTCGGTTACTCTGAGGCCATGGACATTTCACGCATTTGCCAACATATTAGCGCTCGTCAATTTCATCACGATACGATCTGCATGCTATCCATAGGCACAGGCTATACTCACTACACTCACCCACCACCACAAGAAGGCTCCGGAGTAAAATGGTGGTCACAGCGCGTGATGGAAATTATGTTTAACACCCAGTCACAAAGTACTTCTCTTTATCTAGAGCGTATGCTGCCTCAAGAAAACTATCATCGACTTAATTTTGAAATCGTAAATCCAGACTGGGGCCATGTTGACTCGTTAGGACACATCGATGAAATGGCAGAAATCGGCCACAAAATTGCAGCAGAGAACTTCGATAAAATCAAAGACATTTTTTTTAAAAGCCCTTCCGAAGAATATCATCAATATCCTCCAGAAGCATAA